The Arachis hypogaea cultivar Tifrunner chromosome 14, arahy.Tifrunner.gnm2.J5K5, whole genome shotgun sequence genome has a segment encoding these proteins:
- the LOC112741466 gene encoding 2-succinylbenzoate--CoA ligase, chloroplastic/peroxisomal isoform X2, which produces MAKHHSLPHICQCLSRLLTLRLHVPVTIAGHRKKTGRELVEQVLALAQGLLDLGVTSGDVIAISAFNSDWYLEWLLAIAFVGGIAAPLNYRWGFEEAKFAMTVVKPVMLVTDESSQTWYSKLLKTDVPSLRWHALLDSTSSDLAKQWNDIAVLHSEMLKKHRVKPLPFDYSWAPDGAVMICFTSGKPKGVTLSHGALIVQSLAKIAIVGYNEDDVYLHTTPLCHIGGLSSALTMLMVGGCHVLMPKFDPKLAVDAIERYGVTSLITVPAIMAGLISLIRHKETWKGGETVKKILNGGGSLTLELIKDTNLFFRKAKLISAYGMTETCSSMTFMNLYDPMHETTISQNLQIVGEAASSNSIHQPQGICVGKAAPHVELKICEDDGTSHIGRILTRGPHTMLRYWDQTLTSSSNGRSEAWFDTGDIGSIDNHGNLWLLGRTNGRIKSGGENIYPEEVEAILQGHPGITSVVVVGIPDAYLTEMVAACIQLTENWQWLDQSNSNQEFHISKRSLHQYCIQHNLSRFKIPKMFVLWGKPFPLTTTGKVRRDQIHKELMCRLQSLHSNL; this is translated from the exons ATGGCTAAACACCACTCTCTCCCTCATATATGCCAATGTTTGAGTCGCTTGCTGACTCTCCGGCTACATGTTCCGGTCACAATTGCCGGTCACCGGAAAAAGACGGGGAGAGAGCTTGTGGAGCAAGTTCTGGCCTTGGCTCAAGGCTTGCTCGACCTAGGTGTCACATCCGGGGATGTAATTGCCATCTCGGCATTCAACAG TGATTGGTATCTCGAGTGGTTGTTAGCCATTGCGTTTGTTGGTGGAATAGCCGCACCTCTGAACTATCGCTGG GGTTTTGAAGAGGCGAAATTCGCAATGACTGTGGTGAAGCCAGTGATGTTAGTCACTGATGAGAGCAGCCAAACATGGTACTCAAAACTTCTGAAAACGGATGTTCCATCTCTGAGATGGCATGCTTTATTGGATTCCACTTCCTCAGATTTAGCAAAGCAGTGGAATGATATTGCTG TGTTGCACTCAGAAATGCTCAAGAAGCATCGTGTAAAGCCTCTACCATTTGATTATTCCTGGGCACCAGACGGTGCTGTAATGATATGCTTTACTTCAG GAAAGCCTAAAGGAGTAACACTAAGCCATGGAGCATTGATCGTACAATCACTAGCAAAGATTGCCATAGTTGGATACAATGAGGATGAT GTTTATCTGCATACTACTCCATTATGCCATATTGGGGGATTGTCATCGGCTTTGACCATGCTTATGGTTGGAGGTTGCCATGTCTTGATGCCGAAGTTCGATCCAAAATTAGCTGTTGATGCCATAGAGCGATACGGGGTGACATCTCTTATCACAGTCCCTGCAATAATGGCCGGTCTCATTTCTCTAATTAG GCACAAAGAGACATGGAAAGGGGGAGAAACCGTAAAGAAAATACTTAATGGGGGTGGAAGCCTCACACTTGAGCTCATCAAGGATACTAACTTATTCTTCCGTAAAGCTAAGCTTATCTCAGCTTATG GGATGACAGAGACATGTTCTTCAATGACATTCATGAACCTTTATGATCcaatgcatgaaaccaccattaGCCAGAACCTTCAAATAGTTGGTGAGGCAGCATCATCAAATTCCATTCACCAGCCTCAAGGTATATGTGTTGGCAAAGCTGCACCTCATGTAGAACTTAAAATATGCGAAGATGATGGCACTAGTCACATAGGGAGAATTTTAACTAGAGGACCACACACAATGCTCAGGTATTGGGATCAAACTCTCACAAGTTCATCAAATGGCAGGAGTGAAGCATGGTTTGATACAGGTGACATTGGATCAATTGATAATCATGGTAATTTGTGGCTCCTTGGACGAACAAATGGTCGAATCAAGAGTGGTGGGGAGAACATTTACCCTGAAGAG GTTGAAGCAATTCTACAAGGACATCCAGGGATTACAAGTGTTGTTGTTGTAGGAATCCCAGATGCCTATCTTACAGAAATGGTAGCAGCATGTATCCAACTAACAGAAAATTGGCAATGGTTAGATCAATCTAATTCAAATCAAGAGTTTCACATATCTAAAAGGAGTCTCCACCAATATTGTATTCAACATAATCTAAGCAG GTTTAAGATACCAAAGATGTTTGTACTGTGGGGAAAGCCTTTTCCACTCACTACCACAGGAAAAGTAAGAAGAGACCAAATCCACAAGGAATTAATGTGCCGGCTACAATCTTTGCATAGTAATCTTTGA
- the LOC112741466 gene encoding 2-succinylbenzoate--CoA ligase, chloroplastic/peroxisomal isoform X1: MAKHHSLPHICQCLSRLLTLRLHVPVTIAGHRKKTGRELVEQVLALAQGLLDLGVTSGDVIAISAFNSDWYLEWLLAIAFVGGIAAPLNYRWGFEEAKFAMTVVKPVMLVTDESSQTWYSKLLKTDVPSLRWHALLDSTSSDLAKQWNDIAVLHSEMLKKHRVKPLPFDYSWAPDGAVMICFTSGTTGKPKGVTLSHGALIVQSLAKIAIVGYNEDDVYLHTTPLCHIGGLSSALTMLMVGGCHVLMPKFDPKLAVDAIERYGVTSLITVPAIMAGLISLIRHKETWKGGETVKKILNGGGSLTLELIKDTNLFFRKAKLISAYGMTETCSSMTFMNLYDPMHETTISQNLQIVGEAASSNSIHQPQGICVGKAAPHVELKICEDDGTSHIGRILTRGPHTMLRYWDQTLTSSSNGRSEAWFDTGDIGSIDNHGNLWLLGRTNGRIKSGGENIYPEEVEAILQGHPGITSVVVVGIPDAYLTEMVAACIQLTENWQWLDQSNSNQEFHISKRSLHQYCIQHNLSRFKIPKMFVLWGKPFPLTTTGKVRRDQIHKELMCRLQSLHSNL; the protein is encoded by the exons ATGGCTAAACACCACTCTCTCCCTCATATATGCCAATGTTTGAGTCGCTTGCTGACTCTCCGGCTACATGTTCCGGTCACAATTGCCGGTCACCGGAAAAAGACGGGGAGAGAGCTTGTGGAGCAAGTTCTGGCCTTGGCTCAAGGCTTGCTCGACCTAGGTGTCACATCCGGGGATGTAATTGCCATCTCGGCATTCAACAG TGATTGGTATCTCGAGTGGTTGTTAGCCATTGCGTTTGTTGGTGGAATAGCCGCACCTCTGAACTATCGCTGG GGTTTTGAAGAGGCGAAATTCGCAATGACTGTGGTGAAGCCAGTGATGTTAGTCACTGATGAGAGCAGCCAAACATGGTACTCAAAACTTCTGAAAACGGATGTTCCATCTCTGAGATGGCATGCTTTATTGGATTCCACTTCCTCAGATTTAGCAAAGCAGTGGAATGATATTGCTG TGTTGCACTCAGAAATGCTCAAGAAGCATCGTGTAAAGCCTCTACCATTTGATTATTCCTGGGCACCAGACGGTGCTGTAATGATATGCTTTACTTCAG GAACAACAGGAAAGCCTAAAGGAGTAACACTAAGCCATGGAGCATTGATCGTACAATCACTAGCAAAGATTGCCATAGTTGGATACAATGAGGATGAT GTTTATCTGCATACTACTCCATTATGCCATATTGGGGGATTGTCATCGGCTTTGACCATGCTTATGGTTGGAGGTTGCCATGTCTTGATGCCGAAGTTCGATCCAAAATTAGCTGTTGATGCCATAGAGCGATACGGGGTGACATCTCTTATCACAGTCCCTGCAATAATGGCCGGTCTCATTTCTCTAATTAG GCACAAAGAGACATGGAAAGGGGGAGAAACCGTAAAGAAAATACTTAATGGGGGTGGAAGCCTCACACTTGAGCTCATCAAGGATACTAACTTATTCTTCCGTAAAGCTAAGCTTATCTCAGCTTATG GGATGACAGAGACATGTTCTTCAATGACATTCATGAACCTTTATGATCcaatgcatgaaaccaccattaGCCAGAACCTTCAAATAGTTGGTGAGGCAGCATCATCAAATTCCATTCACCAGCCTCAAGGTATATGTGTTGGCAAAGCTGCACCTCATGTAGAACTTAAAATATGCGAAGATGATGGCACTAGTCACATAGGGAGAATTTTAACTAGAGGACCACACACAATGCTCAGGTATTGGGATCAAACTCTCACAAGTTCATCAAATGGCAGGAGTGAAGCATGGTTTGATACAGGTGACATTGGATCAATTGATAATCATGGTAATTTGTGGCTCCTTGGACGAACAAATGGTCGAATCAAGAGTGGTGGGGAGAACATTTACCCTGAAGAG GTTGAAGCAATTCTACAAGGACATCCAGGGATTACAAGTGTTGTTGTTGTAGGAATCCCAGATGCCTATCTTACAGAAATGGTAGCAGCATGTATCCAACTAACAGAAAATTGGCAATGGTTAGATCAATCTAATTCAAATCAAGAGTTTCACATATCTAAAAGGAGTCTCCACCAATATTGTATTCAACATAATCTAAGCAG GTTTAAGATACCAAAGATGTTTGTACTGTGGGGAAAGCCTTTTCCACTCACTACCACAGGAAAAGTAAGAAGAGACCAAATCCACAAGGAATTAATGTGCCGGCTACAATCTTTGCATAGTAATCTTTGA
- the LOC112741466 gene encoding 2-succinylbenzoate--CoA ligase, chloroplastic/peroxisomal isoform X3: MFAKLMKHLRSLFFILTSHSKGFEEAKFAMTVVKPVMLVTDESSQTWYSKLLKTDVPSLRWHALLDSTSSDLAKQWNDIAVLHSEMLKKHRVKPLPFDYSWAPDGAVMICFTSGTTGKPKGVTLSHGALIVQSLAKIAIVGYNEDDVYLHTTPLCHIGGLSSALTMLMVGGCHVLMPKFDPKLAVDAIERYGVTSLITVPAIMAGLISLIRHKETWKGGETVKKILNGGGSLTLELIKDTNLFFRKAKLISAYGMTETCSSMTFMNLYDPMHETTISQNLQIVGEAASSNSIHQPQGICVGKAAPHVELKICEDDGTSHIGRILTRGPHTMLRYWDQTLTSSSNGRSEAWFDTGDIGSIDNHGNLWLLGRTNGRIKSGGENIYPEEVEAILQGHPGITSVVVVGIPDAYLTEMVAACIQLTENWQWLDQSNSNQEFHISKRSLHQYCIQHNLSRFKIPKMFVLWGKPFPLTTTGKVRRDQIHKELMCRLQSLHSNL, encoded by the exons ATGTTTGCTAAGTTAATGAAGCACTTAAGAAGCCTTTTTTTCATTCTAACGAGCCATTCTAAG GGTTTTGAAGAGGCGAAATTCGCAATGACTGTGGTGAAGCCAGTGATGTTAGTCACTGATGAGAGCAGCCAAACATGGTACTCAAAACTTCTGAAAACGGATGTTCCATCTCTGAGATGGCATGCTTTATTGGATTCCACTTCCTCAGATTTAGCAAAGCAGTGGAATGATATTGCTG TGTTGCACTCAGAAATGCTCAAGAAGCATCGTGTAAAGCCTCTACCATTTGATTATTCCTGGGCACCAGACGGTGCTGTAATGATATGCTTTACTTCAG GAACAACAGGAAAGCCTAAAGGAGTAACACTAAGCCATGGAGCATTGATCGTACAATCACTAGCAAAGATTGCCATAGTTGGATACAATGAGGATGAT GTTTATCTGCATACTACTCCATTATGCCATATTGGGGGATTGTCATCGGCTTTGACCATGCTTATGGTTGGAGGTTGCCATGTCTTGATGCCGAAGTTCGATCCAAAATTAGCTGTTGATGCCATAGAGCGATACGGGGTGACATCTCTTATCACAGTCCCTGCAATAATGGCCGGTCTCATTTCTCTAATTAG GCACAAAGAGACATGGAAAGGGGGAGAAACCGTAAAGAAAATACTTAATGGGGGTGGAAGCCTCACACTTGAGCTCATCAAGGATACTAACTTATTCTTCCGTAAAGCTAAGCTTATCTCAGCTTATG GGATGACAGAGACATGTTCTTCAATGACATTCATGAACCTTTATGATCcaatgcatgaaaccaccattaGCCAGAACCTTCAAATAGTTGGTGAGGCAGCATCATCAAATTCCATTCACCAGCCTCAAGGTATATGTGTTGGCAAAGCTGCACCTCATGTAGAACTTAAAATATGCGAAGATGATGGCACTAGTCACATAGGGAGAATTTTAACTAGAGGACCACACACAATGCTCAGGTATTGGGATCAAACTCTCACAAGTTCATCAAATGGCAGGAGTGAAGCATGGTTTGATACAGGTGACATTGGATCAATTGATAATCATGGTAATTTGTGGCTCCTTGGACGAACAAATGGTCGAATCAAGAGTGGTGGGGAGAACATTTACCCTGAAGAG GTTGAAGCAATTCTACAAGGACATCCAGGGATTACAAGTGTTGTTGTTGTAGGAATCCCAGATGCCTATCTTACAGAAATGGTAGCAGCATGTATCCAACTAACAGAAAATTGGCAATGGTTAGATCAATCTAATTCAAATCAAGAGTTTCACATATCTAAAAGGAGTCTCCACCAATATTGTATTCAACATAATCTAAGCAG GTTTAAGATACCAAAGATGTTTGTACTGTGGGGAAAGCCTTTTCCACTCACTACCACAGGAAAAGTAAGAAGAGACCAAATCCACAAGGAATTAATGTGCCGGCTACAATCTTTGCATAGTAATCTTTGA
- the LOC112741466 gene encoding 2-succinylbenzoate--CoA ligase, chloroplastic/peroxisomal isoform X4: MFAKLMKHLRSLFFILTSHSKGFEEAKFAMTVVKPVMLVTDESSQTWYSKLLKTDVPSLRWHALLDSTSSDLAKQWNDIAVLHSEMLKKHRVKPLPFDYSWAPDGAVMICFTSGKPKGVTLSHGALIVQSLAKIAIVGYNEDDVYLHTTPLCHIGGLSSALTMLMVGGCHVLMPKFDPKLAVDAIERYGVTSLITVPAIMAGLISLIRHKETWKGGETVKKILNGGGSLTLELIKDTNLFFRKAKLISAYGMTETCSSMTFMNLYDPMHETTISQNLQIVGEAASSNSIHQPQGICVGKAAPHVELKICEDDGTSHIGRILTRGPHTMLRYWDQTLTSSSNGRSEAWFDTGDIGSIDNHGNLWLLGRTNGRIKSGGENIYPEEVEAILQGHPGITSVVVVGIPDAYLTEMVAACIQLTENWQWLDQSNSNQEFHISKRSLHQYCIQHNLSRFKIPKMFVLWGKPFPLTTTGKVRRDQIHKELMCRLQSLHSNL; this comes from the exons ATGTTTGCTAAGTTAATGAAGCACTTAAGAAGCCTTTTTTTCATTCTAACGAGCCATTCTAAG GGTTTTGAAGAGGCGAAATTCGCAATGACTGTGGTGAAGCCAGTGATGTTAGTCACTGATGAGAGCAGCCAAACATGGTACTCAAAACTTCTGAAAACGGATGTTCCATCTCTGAGATGGCATGCTTTATTGGATTCCACTTCCTCAGATTTAGCAAAGCAGTGGAATGATATTGCTG TGTTGCACTCAGAAATGCTCAAGAAGCATCGTGTAAAGCCTCTACCATTTGATTATTCCTGGGCACCAGACGGTGCTGTAATGATATGCTTTACTTCAG GAAAGCCTAAAGGAGTAACACTAAGCCATGGAGCATTGATCGTACAATCACTAGCAAAGATTGCCATAGTTGGATACAATGAGGATGAT GTTTATCTGCATACTACTCCATTATGCCATATTGGGGGATTGTCATCGGCTTTGACCATGCTTATGGTTGGAGGTTGCCATGTCTTGATGCCGAAGTTCGATCCAAAATTAGCTGTTGATGCCATAGAGCGATACGGGGTGACATCTCTTATCACAGTCCCTGCAATAATGGCCGGTCTCATTTCTCTAATTAG GCACAAAGAGACATGGAAAGGGGGAGAAACCGTAAAGAAAATACTTAATGGGGGTGGAAGCCTCACACTTGAGCTCATCAAGGATACTAACTTATTCTTCCGTAAAGCTAAGCTTATCTCAGCTTATG GGATGACAGAGACATGTTCTTCAATGACATTCATGAACCTTTATGATCcaatgcatgaaaccaccattaGCCAGAACCTTCAAATAGTTGGTGAGGCAGCATCATCAAATTCCATTCACCAGCCTCAAGGTATATGTGTTGGCAAAGCTGCACCTCATGTAGAACTTAAAATATGCGAAGATGATGGCACTAGTCACATAGGGAGAATTTTAACTAGAGGACCACACACAATGCTCAGGTATTGGGATCAAACTCTCACAAGTTCATCAAATGGCAGGAGTGAAGCATGGTTTGATACAGGTGACATTGGATCAATTGATAATCATGGTAATTTGTGGCTCCTTGGACGAACAAATGGTCGAATCAAGAGTGGTGGGGAGAACATTTACCCTGAAGAG GTTGAAGCAATTCTACAAGGACATCCAGGGATTACAAGTGTTGTTGTTGTAGGAATCCCAGATGCCTATCTTACAGAAATGGTAGCAGCATGTATCCAACTAACAGAAAATTGGCAATGGTTAGATCAATCTAATTCAAATCAAGAGTTTCACATATCTAAAAGGAGTCTCCACCAATATTGTATTCAACATAATCTAAGCAG GTTTAAGATACCAAAGATGTTTGTACTGTGGGGAAAGCCTTTTCCACTCACTACCACAGGAAAAGTAAGAAGAGACCAAATCCACAAGGAATTAATGTGCCGGCTACAATCTTTGCATAGTAATCTTTGA